The following are encoded together in the Defluviitalea raffinosedens genome:
- a CDS encoding NAD(P)/FAD-dependent oxidoreductase gives MKYVIIGNSAAAVGAIEGIRKIDTDGEIIVISKEPYHVYSRPLISYLLYGKTDEERMKYRKDNFYEVMNCKTILGKEAVKIHPERKEIELDDHTAVHYDKLLIATGSQPFIPSVEGLESVKSKFTFMSLDDAKDLDNSLTPDSKVLIIGAGLIGLKCAEGIRKKVSSITVVDLSDRILSSILDKEGASVVQSHIEKENIEFILNTSVAKFLDHKAILSNGEEVDFDVLVLAVGVRPNINLIKEINGKVDRGIVVDEFCQTSLSDIYAAGDCCESHDITTDQNKVLALLPNAYMMGECAGTNMAGGEKIYDKAIPMNAIGFFGLHLITAGSYEGDVYTQNIPGQYKKLFVKDGLLKGYIIIGNIEKAGIYTSLIRDRVPLSDIDFELICRKPSLMAFSKIERKKKLGGVIHGY, from the coding sequence ATGAAATACGTTATCATTGGAAATTCAGCAGCTGCTGTAGGCGCGATTGAAGGAATCAGAAAGATTGATACAGATGGAGAAATAATAGTAATCAGCAAAGAACCTTACCATGTATATTCAAGGCCTCTTATATCTTATTTATTATATGGAAAAACAGACGAAGAAAGAATGAAATATCGAAAAGATAATTTCTATGAGGTTATGAACTGCAAAACAATACTTGGTAAGGAAGCTGTAAAAATTCATCCTGAGCGTAAAGAAATCGAACTTGATGATCATACAGCAGTACATTATGATAAGTTGCTTATAGCTACGGGTTCACAACCTTTTATTCCGTCTGTAGAAGGATTGGAAAGTGTAAAAAGCAAATTTACTTTTATGTCGCTGGATGATGCAAAAGATTTGGATAATTCGCTTACTCCTGATAGTAAAGTATTAATTATTGGTGCGGGCTTGATTGGTTTAAAATGTGCTGAGGGGATCAGAAAGAAAGTAAGTAGTATAACTGTAGTGGATCTGTCAGACAGAATTCTTTCCAGTATATTAGACAAAGAAGGTGCAAGCGTAGTTCAATCTCATATAGAAAAAGAAAACATTGAGTTTATTTTGAATACCAGTGTTGCAAAATTTTTAGATCATAAAGCCATACTGTCCAATGGCGAAGAAGTTGATTTTGATGTGCTGGTTTTAGCTGTAGGGGTTCGTCCTAATATAAACTTAATAAAAGAGATTAATGGTAAGGTTGACCGAGGTATTGTAGTGGATGAATTCTGTCAGACCTCATTATCTGATATATACGCTGCTGGAGATTGCTGTGAGTCTCATGATATTACAACAGATCAAAATAAAGTTCTTGCCTTATTACCGAATGCCTATATGATGGGTGAATGTGCAGGGACCAATATGGCCGGTGGAGAAAAAATATATGATAAAGCAATTCCTATGAATGCTATAGGCTTTTTTGGATTGCATCTGATTACCGCAGGGAGCTATGAAGGAGATGTCTATACTCAAAATATCCCCGGTCAGTACAAAAAACTATTTGTAAAAGATGGACTGCTAAAAGGCTATATTATAATTGGTAATATTGAAAAAGCAGGAATTTATACGAGTTTAATCAGAGATAGGGTTCCTCTTAGTGATATTGATTTTGAACTAATTTGCCGTAAGCCTAGTTTAATGGCTTTCTCAAAGATAGAACGTAAGAAAAAGCTAGGGGGTGTGATTCATGGATATTAA
- a CDS encoding 4Fe-4S dicluster domain-containing protein, which yields MKKVYVNEEWCLGCHLCEYYCAFANSNERDMAKALKNVSIHPRIQLEEGNNINFAVSCRHCDDPLCVKGCITGALSIHDGVITADTNKCVGCYTCILCCPYGAISPSDHGVIQKCELCTNNIKGTPYCVQGCPNNAIVFEER from the coding sequence GTGAAAAAAGTATATGTTAATGAAGAATGGTGCTTAGGGTGTCATTTGTGCGAATATTATTGTGCTTTTGCCAATTCTAATGAAAGAGATATGGCAAAAGCACTTAAAAACGTATCAATTCATCCAAGAATTCAGTTAGAAGAAGGTAATAATATAAACTTTGCAGTATCATGTAGACACTGTGATGACCCGCTGTGTGTAAAAGGATGTATTACGGGAGCACTTTCAATCCATGATGGAGTGATTACTGCTGATACCAATAAATGTGTTGGATGTTATACTTGTATCTTATGTTGTCCTTATGGCGCGATTAGTCCTAGTGATCATGGGGTGATTCAAAAATGCGAATTATGTACCAATAATATAAAAGGAACACCCTATTGTGTACAAGGCTGCCCTAATAACGCAATTGTATTTGAAGAGAGGTGA